A single genomic interval of Spirosoma linguale DSM 74 harbors:
- a CDS encoding RNA polymerase, sigma-24 subunit, ECF subfamily (TIGRFAM: RNA polymerase sigma factor, sigma-70 family~PFAM: Sigma-70 region 4 type 2; sigma-70 region 4 domain protein~KEGG: sde:Sde_0297 RNA polymerase sigma factor): MNEQQLWAAFQSGNEEAYTQLYQLHIRAMYRYGMSLVAVSEAFVLDCVHDVFTELWAKRNRLTTPDNIRHYLLKALKNRIMHLLERKERYNKSLDETDYDALWTEPNELEIREELEAANTRQQRLQRLIAQLPPRQQEALKLRFVENMNYNQIGEVLDVNQQSAKNLVFRAVEKLRDWIILPFLTFSVFFRI, from the coding sequence GTGAACGAACAGCAGCTTTGGGCCGCTTTCCAATCGGGAAATGAAGAGGCTTACACCCAGTTATACCAGTTACACATTCGGGCCATGTATCGATACGGCATGAGCCTGGTGGCCGTTTCAGAAGCTTTCGTGCTGGACTGCGTGCACGACGTCTTTACCGAATTATGGGCCAAACGAAACCGGTTGACCACTCCTGATAACATTCGCCACTATCTGTTGAAAGCGCTTAAGAATCGAATCATGCATCTGCTCGAACGCAAAGAGCGGTACAATAAATCATTAGATGAAACAGATTATGATGCACTCTGGACAGAGCCCAATGAGTTGGAGATACGTGAAGAACTGGAAGCGGCCAACACACGTCAGCAGCGACTACAGCGGCTTATCGCCCAGTTGCCGCCCCGCCAGCAGGAAGCCCTGAAACTGCGCTTTGTCGAAAACATGAATTACAACCAGATCGGCGAAGTGCTGGACGTGAATCAGCAGTCCGCCAAAAACCTGGTTTTCCGGGCGGTCGAAAAGCTTCGGGACTGGATTATTCTCCCCTTTTTAACTTTTTCCGTCTTTTTTAGGATTTAG
- a CDS encoding anti-FecI sigma factor, FecR (PFAM: FecR protein~KEGG: pen:PSEEN1038 FecR-like transmembrane sensor) translates to MEQVYENFSSAEFLTDDAFVHHQLEPTPQSTQFWAGWLAKYPHCQTEYQQAVDFVASIRLGLTAYAETEISEETIQQLLTRIRQTNAQTRLTQPAVRSSGWMQWAAAAAVFLALGVDFWWKITQRPTLYEQQLATLPNAFSEKINTSPHVQTIQLPDQSVVSLAPESRISYPTNFGQQNRTVYLSGEAAFSVTRNSEKPFLVHANEVVTKVLGTRFTVRAFAGENRVQVQVQSGQVSVYRNEPTNASVRQKGVMLMPNQQVVFNRETDQFDKMLVEAPTLVLTPTRQKKAPSFVYNDTPIPQVLQELTEAYGIDIRYNKEALANCQLNSSMTNESFEQKLTIVCATVGATYEIIDGQVIINGGNCQPQ, encoded by the coding sequence GTGGAACAGGTTTACGAGAACTTTTCATCGGCCGAGTTTTTGACAGACGATGCGTTTGTGCATCATCAGCTTGAGCCAACACCCCAATCGACTCAGTTTTGGGCTGGCTGGCTGGCCAAATACCCGCACTGCCAGACAGAATACCAGCAGGCCGTCGATTTTGTAGCTTCCATTCGTTTGGGCCTGACTGCGTACGCTGAAACGGAAATATCGGAAGAGACGATTCAACAACTGCTCACTCGAATTCGGCAAACGAACGCCCAGACCCGGCTAACTCAACCCGCCGTCCGTTCGTCGGGCTGGATGCAGTGGGCGGCAGCGGCTGCTGTTTTTCTGGCGCTGGGTGTGGATTTCTGGTGGAAAATCACGCAGCGCCCTACCCTTTACGAGCAACAGCTGGCCACGCTGCCAAATGCCTTTTCTGAAAAAATAAACACCAGCCCGCACGTTCAGACCATTCAACTGCCCGATCAGTCGGTCGTTTCGCTGGCTCCCGAGAGCCGGATTAGCTACCCGACCAATTTCGGTCAGCAGAACCGGACTGTTTATTTATCCGGCGAAGCGGCCTTCAGCGTAACCAGAAATAGTGAAAAGCCCTTTTTAGTACACGCCAATGAAGTCGTTACGAAAGTGCTCGGAACGCGATTTACCGTGCGGGCCTTTGCCGGGGAAAACCGGGTGCAGGTGCAGGTGCAGTCTGGTCAGGTGTCGGTATATCGGAATGAGCCGACGAACGCATCTGTTCGGCAAAAAGGGGTAATGCTGATGCCCAATCAGCAGGTTGTCTTTAACCGCGAAACGGACCAGTTTGATAAAATGCTGGTTGAAGCCCCCACCCTCGTCCTCACCCCGACCCGCCAGAAGAAAGCGCCCTCGTTTGTTTACAACGACACGCCCATTCCGCAGGTATTGCAGGAGTTGACAGAAGCCTACGGAATAGACATCCGCTACAATAAAGAAGCCCTCGCCAACTGCCAGCTAAACTCGTCCATGACCAACGAATCGTTCGAGCAAAAGCTGACTATCGTTTGCGCTACTGTTGGCGCTACGTATGAGATCATCGACGGGCAGGTCATTATCAACGGAGGCAACTGCCAGCCGCAGTAG